TTCGCGAAGATCCTGCGCGGCGCGTTGCCCAAGGTCGCGGTTTTCGAAGACGATCTGACGCTCGCCTTCATGGACATCGCGCCGGCCACGCCGGGCCACACGCTGGTGATCCCCAAGGAGCCCTGTGAAACGCTGTTCGACTGTTCGCCCGACGGCGTTGCCGCGACCATCCGGACGACCCAGAAAGTCGCCGCGGCGGTGAAGGCC
The nucleotide sequence above comes from Rhizomicrobium sp.. Encoded proteins:
- a CDS encoding HIT domain-containing protein — encoded protein: MAYDPDNIFAKILRGALPKVAVFEDDLTLAFMDIAPATPGHTLVIPKEPCETLFDCSPDGVAATIRTTQKVAAAVKAAFGVPGIMLVQLNDKAAGQSVPHLHFHILPRDSGLDMNFHGRKMVDAKTLVPIAEKIRAAL